The proteins below come from a single Micropterus dolomieu isolate WLL.071019.BEF.003 ecotype Adirondacks linkage group LG05, ASM2129224v1, whole genome shotgun sequence genomic window:
- the LOC123970940 gene encoding uncharacterized serine-rich protein C215.13-like isoform X1 codes for MEILYFKMWLWTLVGLSIITKVCGYASGYFPEVCHTMSPMHKNRGEVLAPQNTQPPFEVRYEHGKKGEPITVFLKSKSSTQFRGFMLEARNKSMVDDGRPVGKFILLDARNSQLLTCGDIVGSAVSQKNNQRKTLIQVNWTAPAEELDITFRATFVESFNIFWERVDVNVTSPPPPRSTTKPSTTMSTQPSITTSTQRSTPASTTKPSTTTSNQPSTTTSTTETSTTTSNQPSTTTSTTETSTTTSNQPSTTETSTTTSNQPSTTETSTTTSNQPSTTSTTETSTMSNQPSTTETSTMSNQPSTTEASTTTSSTIGTTKTPNNTGSKRKGEATWLMTFDALFEGLKLELPNIIATTLTSSPFLHRLIKGTQISCCLLCTAVEISAAILYCVCDSSEVTLVALVCVMILIDLIELVILSLPIGPSHELKEICDLAVKVCSIIHMIFTIAVIFTGVIKTDSCSKNRTESWLLKVMVAYTAWILLFVIWVFVFTAHGKAILGGSKIGSLKTGEGWRQQRRKKTLSAANVIVTAVSVILVIGNMFFAAAVIAGIFGCLEK; via the exons ATggaaatactttattttaag ATGTGGCTGTGGACGTTGGTTGGCCTAAGCATCATCACAAAAGTGTGCGGTTATGCAAGCGGTTACTTCCCGGAAGTATGTCATACAATGTCACCTATGCATAAAAATAGAGGGGAAGTTCTTGCTCCTCAGAACACTCAACCGCCCTTTGAGGTCCGTTACGAACATGGTAAAAAGGGAGAACCTATTACAG TTTTTCTCAAGAGCAAGTCATCCACACAGTTCAGGGGATTTATGTTGGAGGCTCGAAACAAAAGCATGGTGGACGATGGCCGGCCTGTTGGAAAATTTATCTTGCTTGACGCTAGAAATTCTCAACTCCTGACGTGTGGTGATATAGTA GGCTCAGCTGTGAgtcaaaaaaacaatcaaagaaAGACTTTAATTCAAGTTAACTGGACAGCTCCGGCAGAAGAGCTAGACATCACTTTTAG AGCCACATTTGTTGAGTCTTTTAATATATTCTGGGAACGAGTGGATGTGAATGTCACTTCACCGCCACCACCACGAAGTACTACAAAGCCAAGTACCACAATGAGTACTCAGCCAAGTATTACTACAAGTACTCAGCGAAGTACTCCAGCAAGTACTACAAAGCCAAGTACTACAACGAGTAATCAGCCAAGTACTACAACAAGTACTACAGAGACAAGTACTACGACAAGTAATCAGCCAAGTACTACAACAAGTACTACAGAGACAAGTACTACAACGAGTAATCAGCCAAGTACTACAGAGACAAGTACTACAACGAGTAATCAGCCAAGTACTACAGAGACAAGTACTACAACAAGTAATCAGCCAAGTACTACAAGTACTACAGAGACAAGTACTATGAGTAATCAGCCAAGTACTACAGAGACAAGTACTATGAGTAATCAGCCAAGTACTACAGAGGCAAGTACTACAACAAGTAGTACAATCGGTACTACGAAGACACCGAACAACACTGGGAGCAAAAGAAAG GGAGAAGCCACCTGGCTGATGACCTTTGACGCTTTATTTGAGGGACTGAAACTG GAACTACCTAACATAATCGCAACCACCCTCACCAGCAGCCCCTTCCTTCATCGTCTAATTAAG GGGACACAGATATCCTGTTGTTTGCTTTGCACCGCAGTTGAAATATCGGCAGCAAtcttgtattgtgtgtgtgattcctCTGAA GTCACTCTCGttgctcttgtgtgtgtgatgatatTGATTGATTTGATAGAGCTGGTAATCCTAAGTCTGCCAATTGGACCCAGTCATGAGCT AAAGGAGATCTGTGACCTTGCTGTCAAAGTGTGCTCTATCATCCATATGATTTTTACAA TTGCCGTGATCTTTACTGGTGTTATCAAGACTGACAGTTGCAGTAAGAACAGGACAGAGTCTTGGCTTCTGAAAGTGATGGTTGCTTACACAGCGTGGATTTTGCTGTTTGTAATTTGGGTTTTCGTATTCACTGCTCACGGAAAAGCAATACTGGGGGGAAGCAAAATAG GGAGTTTAAAAACAGGCGAGGGATGGAGGCAACAAAGAAGAAAG AAGACGCTCAGTGCAGCCAATGTGATTGTCACCGCTGTCTCAGTAATCCTCGTCATTGGAAACATGTTCTTCGCTGCAGCTGTCATTGCTGGGATATTTGGGTGTCTGGAAAAATAG
- the LOC123970940 gene encoding uncharacterized protein LOC123970940 isoform X3 produces MEILYFKMWLWTLVGLSIITKVCGYASGYFPEVCHTMSPMHKNRGEVLAPQNTQPPFEVRYEHGKKGEPITVFLKSKSSTQFRGFMLEARNKSMVDDGRPVGKFILLDARNSQLLTCGDIVGEATWLMTFDALFEGLKLELPNIIATTLTSSPFLHRLIKGTQISCCLLCTAVEISAAILYCVCDSSEVTLVALVCVMILIDLIELVILSLPIGPSHELKEICDLAVKVCSIIHMIFTIAVIFTGVIKTDSCSKNRTESWLLKVMVAYTAWILLFVIWVFVFTAHGKAILGGSKIGSLKTGEGWRQQRRKKTLSAANVIVTAVSVILVIGNMFFAAAVIAGIFGCLEK; encoded by the exons ATggaaatactttattttaag ATGTGGCTGTGGACGTTGGTTGGCCTAAGCATCATCACAAAAGTGTGCGGTTATGCAAGCGGTTACTTCCCGGAAGTATGTCATACAATGTCACCTATGCATAAAAATAGAGGGGAAGTTCTTGCTCCTCAGAACACTCAACCGCCCTTTGAGGTCCGTTACGAACATGGTAAAAAGGGAGAACCTATTACAG TTTTTCTCAAGAGCAAGTCATCCACACAGTTCAGGGGATTTATGTTGGAGGCTCGAAACAAAAGCATGGTGGACGATGGCCGGCCTGTTGGAAAATTTATCTTGCTTGACGCTAGAAATTCTCAACTCCTGACGTGTGGTGATATAGTA GGAGAAGCCACCTGGCTGATGACCTTTGACGCTTTATTTGAGGGACTGAAACTG GAACTACCTAACATAATCGCAACCACCCTCACCAGCAGCCCCTTCCTTCATCGTCTAATTAAG GGGACACAGATATCCTGTTGTTTGCTTTGCACCGCAGTTGAAATATCGGCAGCAAtcttgtattgtgtgtgtgattcctCTGAA GTCACTCTCGttgctcttgtgtgtgtgatgatatTGATTGATTTGATAGAGCTGGTAATCCTAAGTCTGCCAATTGGACCCAGTCATGAGCT AAAGGAGATCTGTGACCTTGCTGTCAAAGTGTGCTCTATCATCCATATGATTTTTACAA TTGCCGTGATCTTTACTGGTGTTATCAAGACTGACAGTTGCAGTAAGAACAGGACAGAGTCTTGGCTTCTGAAAGTGATGGTTGCTTACACAGCGTGGATTTTGCTGTTTGTAATTTGGGTTTTCGTATTCACTGCTCACGGAAAAGCAATACTGGGGGGAAGCAAAATAG GGAGTTTAAAAACAGGCGAGGGATGGAGGCAACAAAGAAGAAAG AAGACGCTCAGTGCAGCCAATGTGATTGTCACCGCTGTCTCAGTAATCCTCGTCATTGGAAACATGTTCTTCGCTGCAGCTGTCATTGCTGGGATATTTGGGTGTCTGGAAAAATAG
- the LOC123970940 gene encoding uncharacterized serine-rich protein C215.13-like isoform X2 has translation MWLWTLVGLSIITKVCGYASGYFPEVCHTMSPMHKNRGEVLAPQNTQPPFEVRYEHGKKGEPITVFLKSKSSTQFRGFMLEARNKSMVDDGRPVGKFILLDARNSQLLTCGDIVGSAVSQKNNQRKTLIQVNWTAPAEELDITFRATFVESFNIFWERVDVNVTSPPPPRSTTKPSTTMSTQPSITTSTQRSTPASTTKPSTTTSNQPSTTTSTTETSTTTSNQPSTTTSTTETSTTTSNQPSTTETSTTTSNQPSTTETSTTTSNQPSTTSTTETSTMSNQPSTTETSTMSNQPSTTEASTTTSSTIGTTKTPNNTGSKRKGEATWLMTFDALFEGLKLELPNIIATTLTSSPFLHRLIKGTQISCCLLCTAVEISAAILYCVCDSSEVTLVALVCVMILIDLIELVILSLPIGPSHELKEICDLAVKVCSIIHMIFTIAVIFTGVIKTDSCSKNRTESWLLKVMVAYTAWILLFVIWVFVFTAHGKAILGGSKIGSLKTGEGWRQQRRKKTLSAANVIVTAVSVILVIGNMFFAAAVIAGIFGCLEK, from the exons ATGTGGCTGTGGACGTTGGTTGGCCTAAGCATCATCACAAAAGTGTGCGGTTATGCAAGCGGTTACTTCCCGGAAGTATGTCATACAATGTCACCTATGCATAAAAATAGAGGGGAAGTTCTTGCTCCTCAGAACACTCAACCGCCCTTTGAGGTCCGTTACGAACATGGTAAAAAGGGAGAACCTATTACAG TTTTTCTCAAGAGCAAGTCATCCACACAGTTCAGGGGATTTATGTTGGAGGCTCGAAACAAAAGCATGGTGGACGATGGCCGGCCTGTTGGAAAATTTATCTTGCTTGACGCTAGAAATTCTCAACTCCTGACGTGTGGTGATATAGTA GGCTCAGCTGTGAgtcaaaaaaacaatcaaagaaAGACTTTAATTCAAGTTAACTGGACAGCTCCGGCAGAAGAGCTAGACATCACTTTTAG AGCCACATTTGTTGAGTCTTTTAATATATTCTGGGAACGAGTGGATGTGAATGTCACTTCACCGCCACCACCACGAAGTACTACAAAGCCAAGTACCACAATGAGTACTCAGCCAAGTATTACTACAAGTACTCAGCGAAGTACTCCAGCAAGTACTACAAAGCCAAGTACTACAACGAGTAATCAGCCAAGTACTACAACAAGTACTACAGAGACAAGTACTACGACAAGTAATCAGCCAAGTACTACAACAAGTACTACAGAGACAAGTACTACAACGAGTAATCAGCCAAGTACTACAGAGACAAGTACTACAACGAGTAATCAGCCAAGTACTACAGAGACAAGTACTACAACAAGTAATCAGCCAAGTACTACAAGTACTACAGAGACAAGTACTATGAGTAATCAGCCAAGTACTACAGAGACAAGTACTATGAGTAATCAGCCAAGTACTACAGAGGCAAGTACTACAACAAGTAGTACAATCGGTACTACGAAGACACCGAACAACACTGGGAGCAAAAGAAAG GGAGAAGCCACCTGGCTGATGACCTTTGACGCTTTATTTGAGGGACTGAAACTG GAACTACCTAACATAATCGCAACCACCCTCACCAGCAGCCCCTTCCTTCATCGTCTAATTAAG GGGACACAGATATCCTGTTGTTTGCTTTGCACCGCAGTTGAAATATCGGCAGCAAtcttgtattgtgtgtgtgattcctCTGAA GTCACTCTCGttgctcttgtgtgtgtgatgatatTGATTGATTTGATAGAGCTGGTAATCCTAAGTCTGCCAATTGGACCCAGTCATGAGCT AAAGGAGATCTGTGACCTTGCTGTCAAAGTGTGCTCTATCATCCATATGATTTTTACAA TTGCCGTGATCTTTACTGGTGTTATCAAGACTGACAGTTGCAGTAAGAACAGGACAGAGTCTTGGCTTCTGAAAGTGATGGTTGCTTACACAGCGTGGATTTTGCTGTTTGTAATTTGGGTTTTCGTATTCACTGCTCACGGAAAAGCAATACTGGGGGGAAGCAAAATAG GGAGTTTAAAAACAGGCGAGGGATGGAGGCAACAAAGAAGAAAG AAGACGCTCAGTGCAGCCAATGTGATTGTCACCGCTGTCTCAGTAATCCTCGTCATTGGAAACATGTTCTTCGCTGCAGCTGTCATTGCTGGGATATTTGGGTGTCTGGAAAAATAG